In Thermofilum pendens Hrk 5, the sequence TGGCTACAGAGCTAAAGCGTTCAAGAAAAGTGCTGTCTACTACAGATATTGTCGCCATGGGTATTGGAACGGCGCTCTACGCTGCCTTCAACGTTTTCTTCAACATTCTCCAGATACCTGGATCACAACTCGTCTCCGTGCGTCCCAGCGTAAGTATACCCATGTTCTTCGGCCACGTATTCGGCCCAGTTGTAGGCTTTGTAGTGGGGTTTCTCGGAAACACGATAAGTGACGCTGTGAGCTGGGGAGGTTTCTGGTGGAACTGGGACGTGGGCAACGGGCTCCTCGGACTGATATCCGGGCTGGCATCGTACATTATTAAGCGCGAAGAGCTACTAGAGAAGAAGGGGTTAATGGTAGCGTCGGTACTCGCAGTCGTAGGATCTATAGTCGGCATGGGCTTCGCGTCCTTTACTGACTACATTTTCGGGTATGGGATATCTACGATCGAAGAGGCAATATACGCGTTGTTCCTACCAGCCGCTGTGACCGACGCCGTTAACGGCGCCATACTCACCCCTGTCTTGATCAAAGCTTATAGTGCGGCGGTAAAAGGCAGGTCTAGGAGAACCTAGAATGTCGAGCAGAATAGTTAGGTACATTGAAGGGAGTAGCATCGTACACAGACTGGATCCCAGGGTTAAACTATTTTTTGTTGGAAGCGTGGTTTTAGCGGCTTCGCTTTCCTACAACCTCCTTCTAGCGGTACTAACACTAGCATTAGGCCTATCGTTCTATCTTCTCGCAAGGCTTCCCTTCTCGAAAACGAAGAACACTTGGAAGTTCATACTGATCGTAGCCCTGGTTCTGTCTTTCCTGAACTATCTGTTCGTAGCTGTGCTCTACCATAGGCCGCGCGGAGAGCTATTAGAGGCATTTATGAGCGCGGAGCTCCTCTCCAGGTCTATCACTCCTGTACTCAAGCTTCTAGCGGTAGCAACAGTTACGGTCGCGTTCGTTTACACAACTCCTCCTCACCTTTACGCTCCTGCGCTAGGACAACTCGGGCTGAGCTACAGGGCCGCGTATGCCGTACATCTAGGTTTTAGGTACTTCCCTCAGTTCGTGGACGAGTTAAGGCGCACATTAGAAGCGCAGATGGCTAGGGGGTATAGGCCGCGGGGTGGGAAGAATCCTCTCGGCAGGATCTTAGCGGTAATCCCGTTGATAGTGCCCGTAACCGTGTCTGCAACGCTCTCCATCTACGATGTCTCCGATGCGATGGAGCTGAGGGGGTTCGGAGGGACAAAGTGCCATACGTGGTATAGAAAACTGTCCATGAAAACTCTGGACAAGGCTTTCGCTATACTTTCGGCTGTAATCTCGCTGGTATTCCTCGCTTTATACGTTCTTCGCCCCTTACCATAGGCGCAAGCCTCTCACCAGCAAACCTTAAGCGTGAAAAGAATATCTGGCTGGGGGGCTTAGGAGGGTTGCACAACGTCATCCGCTACCCCGGGTGAGGTTGCCCTCCAGCCCCCCTGTTCCTCGCTAAATGATCGGGGTTTTAAATGCTCTTCTACTGCTCCTTCGTAAAGATTTCTTGCCAATAGCCGTTTTCGTTAAATAGATTTCCTCCATTTTTTGGAAAAAGGTTCTAATCTTTATACACCCTCTTCGAAGACAAAGTAACGTTTCCGAGGGCTTGTTAAGGCATGCCCGTCAGCGCCAGGATTGGTGCCAGCAGGAGCGCCGGGAGCATGTTCCCCACGCGGATCCTCTTCAGCTTCAACAAATTGATGCCTACGCCTATTAGGAGCACTCCGCCTGCCGCGGTCAGCTCGTTCACCGACGCCTCTGGCAGGAGCGCCCCCGTCAGCGCTCCGAGCAACGCCAGGGATCCCTGGAAGGCCAGCACCAAGACGGAGCTAAACACCACGCCTACACCCATAGCCGCGGCGTAGGCAACCGATGCGACGCCGTCCATGACGGACTTTGCCAGCAGTATGCTCGGGTCTCCCAAGCCGTCCCTGATAGACCCCACTACGGTCATTGGCCCCACGCAGAACGTCAGGAAGGCTGTGAGCATCCCGTCGACCACGCCCTGGGACCTCGTCCTCGATACTCTCTCCGAAAGCCTCTGAAGAGCTCCCTCCACGCCGAGGGCTTCGCCCACCAGGGAGCCGAGGAGCAACGAGACTATCATCGCCACGGGCTTTCTCGCTTGGAGCGCCATTTGAACCCCGATCGCCACTGTGAAAAGCCCAAGCACGTCGGCGACAAACGCTACTCTCTCGGCGTTCACGCTCTTCCTGAGGAGCAAACCGACGAGGGACCCTGCCAGCACGGTCAGCGTGTTTACCAGGGTTCCGAGCACCCCTAGATGTGGCAGAGAGCCTTTTTTAGCTTTTCTACGCCGGGGCTGAACACTTTCCCGCGAACCGCCAGTGGAAGTCTATGTGCCGAAAGTTTTGCCGGGGCAAAATGCTCGCCGTGTTTCAACCGCGTAGAGTATAGTTTTGCCTCGGACTTCCCGGGCTCCTTTTTCTTTTAAACCCTCCTAGCAATACAAGGGTTTAATCCTCAGGGGTGTAACGTCTAGAATCGACGGTGAAGGGTGAAGGTGGAGGAGGGAGACTCATCTAGTAGTAAACTTTTAGCGCTCTCAACCCCCCTGCTCAAGCTCACATCTCTCAGGAAGCTTCTCAACCTTGACGGCGCCGCTGTCTACTTGAAGTACGAGGGCTACAACCCCACGGGTACGCACAAGGACAGGGCTGCCCTCGCGCACGTGGGAGAGGCCGTTCTCAACGGCTACGACACGGTGACGGTCGGGACCTGCGGTAACTACGGCGTCGCGGTAGCGTACTACGCTAGGCTCGCGGGGCTTAGGGCGGTGATATTCGTCCCGAAGGGCTACAGCAACAGT encodes:
- a CDS encoding ECF-type riboflavin transporter substrate-binding protein, encoding MATELKRSRKVLSTTDIVAMGIGTALYAAFNVFFNILQIPGSQLVSVRPSVSIPMFFGHVFGPVVGFVVGFLGNTISDAVSWGGFWWNWDVGNGLLGLISGLASYIIKREELLEKKGLMVASVLAVVGSIVGMGFASFTDYIFGYGISTIEEAIYALFLPAAVTDAVNGAILTPVLIKAYSAAVKGRSRRT
- a CDS encoding energy-coupling factor transporter transmembrane component T family protein, with the translated sequence MSSRIVRYIEGSSIVHRLDPRVKLFFVGSVVLAASLSYNLLLAVLTLALGLSFYLLARLPFSKTKNTWKFILIVALVLSFLNYLFVAVLYHRPRGELLEAFMSAELLSRSITPVLKLLAVATVTVAFVYTTPPHLYAPALGQLGLSYRAAYAVHLGFRYFPQFVDELRRTLEAQMARGYRPRGGKNPLGRILAVIPLIVPVTVSATLSIYDVSDAMELRGFGGTKCHTWYRKLSMKTLDKAFAILSAVISLVFLALYVLRPLP
- a CDS encoding DUF554 domain-containing protein; protein product: MLGTLVNTLTVLAGSLVGLLLRKSVNAERVAFVADVLGLFTVAIGVQMALQARKPVAMIVSLLLGSLVGEALGVEGALQRLSERVSRTRSQGVVDGMLTAFLTFCVGPMTVVGSIRDGLGDPSILLAKSVMDGVASVAYAAAMGVGVVFSSVLVLAFQGSLALLGALTGALLPEASVNELTAAGGVLLIGVGINLLKLKRIRVGNMLPALLLAPILALTGMP